In the Leguminivora glycinivorella isolate SPB_JAAS2020 chromosome 14, LegGlyc_1.1, whole genome shotgun sequence genome, one interval contains:
- the LOC125233236 gene encoding DCN1-like protein 3, giving the protein MGHCLSCFENQANADVTASHRNKDDMTEIVASHQVPAVTITDYLQGVPLLPDNDNTVNNCRYASNMNNDNIINTFGETCSTEMVNSQKPYTDKVPKPFYQKLPSIPRTMSSLASCEPRTSESKINQLFDQYKDSLEDAILAEGIENLCNDLQLNPDDFKVLVLAWKLNASQMCRFTKTEFIQGLKNMKTDSIKGIQHKLNEVISDLNRESEQFKDLYRFTFKFGLDVSTGQRILPSDIAILLWRLVFTNNEPPILDRWLSYLEKNTHIRGIPKDTWYMFLNFCEFVGDDLSSYDDTEAWPSLFDDFVEHENDQVNQNVTKNDIKIQD; this is encoded by the exons ATGGGCCATTGTCTCAGTTGTTTCGAAAATCAAGCTAATGCTGATGTCACAGCTTCCCATAGAAATAAAGATG ATATGACAGAGATTGTAGCTTCCCACCAGGTGCCTGCTGTTACTATTACTGATTATCTACAAGGAGTGCCACTACTGCCTGACAATGACAACACTGTGAACAATTGCCGCTATGCTAGTAATATGaataatgataacataataAATACTTTTGGAGAAACATGTTCTACAGAAATGGTAAACTCACAGAAGCCATACACTGACAAGGTGCCTAAACCTTTCTATCAAAAGTTACCCTCGATTCCGAGAACAATGTCCTCATTGGCTTCATGTGAACCTCGGACCTCAGAATCAAAGATAAATCAGTTGTTTGACCAATATAAGGACTCATTGGAAGATGCCATCCTTGCAGAAGGCATTGAAAATCTTTGTAATGATTTACAATTAAATCCAGATGATTTTAAGGTCCTTGTACTGGCTTGGAAATTAAATGCTAGTCAAATGTGTAGATTCACAAAAACAGAGTTCATACAAGGATTAAAGAATATGAAAACAGACTCAATTAAAGGTATACAGCATAAACTAAATGAGGTTATTAGTGACTTGAACAGAGAATCTGAGCAGTTTAAGGACTTGTATAgatttacatttaaatttgGGTTGGACGTGAGCACTGGTCAAAGAATTCTACCATCAGATATAGCTATTTTGCTCTGGAGGTTGGTATTTACAAACAATGAGCCTCCCATACTTGATCGCTGGCTTAGTTATTTAGAAAAGAACACTCACATCAGAGGGATCCCCAAGGACACATGGTACATGTTCTTGAACTTTTGTGAATTTGTGGGTGATGATCTCAGCAGCTATGATGACACGGAGGCTTGGCCAAGTCTCTTTGATGATTTTGTAGAACATGAAAATGATCAAGTTAATCAAAATGTCACAAAGAATGACATCAAAATACAGGATTGA